From the Juglans microcarpa x Juglans regia isolate MS1-56 chromosome 3D, Jm3101_v1.0, whole genome shotgun sequence genome, the window ggaaatttcccgcattaatttaactaacgttcgaacgttaacatatttgtgtttggatgtacataattttctggtgattttcatcaaataacgttcgaacgtatagtctaaacgtccgaacgtctgaataatcacacagataccttaatcgagcgggaaatttcccgctcttattttaacgttcgaacgttaacttgaaacgttcgaacgtatgattcctactatactaacttatactataatatatatactacattttatatatctatttataactatatactacattgtatagtatgatagcataatattttaaatgagaacttaaatgtatataatatataaattataccatatatataaatcaataatatatattaaattgttacttattaaattctttattatatactaacttataatataatatgtatactatattttatatatctataactatatactacattgtatagtatgatagcataatactttaaatgagaacataaatgtatataatatataaattataccatatatataaatcaataatatatattaaattgttacttattaaattttttattatatactaacttatactataatatgtatactatattttatatatctataactatatactacattgtatagtatgatagcataatactttaaatgagaacttaaatgtatataatatataaattataccatatatataaatcaataatatatattaaattgttacttattaaattctttattatatactaacttataatataatatgtatactatattttatatatctataactatatactacattgtatagtatgatagcataatactttaaatgagaacataaatgtatataatatataaattataccatatatataaatcaataatatatattaaattgttacttattaaattatttattatatattaacttatactataatatatatactacattttatatatctatttataactatatactacattgtatagtatgatagcataatattttaaataagaacttaaatgtatataatatataaattataccatatatataaatcaataatatatattaaattggtacttattaaattctttattatatactaacctatactataatatatatactacattttatatatctatttataactatatactacattgtatagtatgatagcataatattttaaatgagaacataaatgtatataatatataaattataccatatatataaatcaataatatatattaaattgttacttattaaattctttattatatactaacttataatataatatgtatactatattttatatatctataactatatactacattgtatagtatgatagcataatactttaaatgagaacataaatatttataatatataaattataccatatatataaatcaataatatatattaaattgttacttattaaattctttattatatactaacttataatataatagatatactacattttatatatatatttataactatatactacattgtatagtatgatagcataatactttaaatgagaacataaatgtatataatatataaattatacaatatatataaattaataatatatattaaattgttacttattaaattctttattatatactaacttatactataatatatatatactacattttatatatctatttataactatatattacttattaaatcatcaataaacaccataagctcataaactattcacaaaattcacaaacaataatcacaattatttcaagagtaagcataaaatcacaacaacatgtataaacatattgctaaactttagaaatataacaagcactcacaaaaaaaaccaatatataacataaacatattatataacatgttataatcacatttataatattatataacatcctaatatataacataaacatttataatataatattaaattgaaaaacgttcgaacgtaataataattacgttcgaacgttctgtgtatataaggccaaaaccgaacgacgaaacgacatttccaatacgaATCGTCGactccgttgcacgccgccacgcctccttcaccgccgccgtcaactccaccacaaccgtcactaaaggtaggcattcatcttttattcaagtaacatgtattttattgaaatttggattgagttttgtttaaaatcggataagtggttgccggaTATTCGTtgtcattttccggccaccatggctagtcattggccgaatagtcaccgtagaaatgtttcttgaaatgtatacttcatttccacggtgacatttcggtatttagaaccgtgtagagaaatttttgagatttcaataatggctgagtcgactcagccattctgcgtcgaaacgttcgaacgtttcaccaagacgttcgaatgtacgacgtttaaattacagagccgttacggcttccacgttcgaacgtttaattataacatccaaacgtaatgattttctacattattcatccttcgacgttcggacgttcatatttatgttcacacgtaaaacaaatacgttcgaacgtatttgttttaacgtctgaacgtacgtcagccaatatttatttactgcttatgttcgaacgtacattgttacattcgaacgtatttgttttacgttcgaatgtaaatatattgacattattttacgtgtgaacatataaataaacatccgaacgttttatctttaacgttcgaacgttaaagataaaacgttcgaacgttacggcagaacatcttaaaattaatacaaaaaaatgcattattgtaaataatttttttttccttttctatttttaggatatggctcttccactgcatactagaaAATAAGGGaggggaaggagccacgtcggacactgcccgtatcgaagctcgtactgttatggtagaacgagaggtcttaattaatgagttcgacgaactctgttggcagcagacgaacctgagagatgttttcctcagtagaggctggggaaatatctgcacattgagggggaaggtatacccctcaatggttcaagaattttatatggggatgtgtgacatgcctcagaatgcatcctctcacaccgtgactgtacgcggtgtttccattgaggtattagcagatgtcatcggcgagcaccttgggattcgtcgaggagtggagacatttgcacactcgacacctcgtgaggatgtaggcacttctacctcatctactggtcggggatgtgagccagcatcagccagagatgcaggccagtcagaggctgaggatactggcgtcgaggctcgggatgatgaccgagacgaggatttctacatcctcaccgggagggatcgcatgcaaatcgagcggaagaacgccttcaaccagaaccatctgctgcatttcttccacatgttgcaccttattgttgcaacaaatgtcgatcctgtggctcataaaaccacatttagtcggcttcgggcacaattttttatacgagtggcacgtggagatcctatagatttgccattgcacatctttcagaggatccgttacgaggcgagcatcgtctccacggataatctcccatatggtgtcctcatcaacCGACTATTACTtacacggggagtgccgacccagccagaggagcgggtcaaagatcagatgagccccctcgacatgaccacgcatcgacgtagcattggacaggcgaagggacgtcagccaccccctgtagaggatctagttcctccgacgcagcctaagccaggtcatgtcgggagtagtagtcaacatacgccgagtacatctgcaggagatgtgcggcctgcttgggttgatgcggtcatctcacagctgactgcgcatatcgatcataagatcgatcgatcgctcgaggctatatcggcgtctgttgccgaactcacccatcgtataactatcctcaacgacaaggttgataccttgactgaggaggtacggagttcgacttttgcggataacgttatcatctgactgttgtttactatattctatcaaattttgtattttatttttaatatttgtaacgaaaaatattattgaatatttctatcgttttttaatttcaatttttaatcttctttgatgttatatttttcaactttaatactaaatcactgcatttcaaatatatataaatcaataatatatatttatatattacaaagtgtgtatatataaatatatacaattcaattttttagacttgttcacaaattatgcacaataaaaaccacataatttttaaattaaagtcatttaatttaaatttacaatgaacgttcgaatgttattacttaacgtttgaacattggtgcaaacattttacgttcgaccgtaaaattaataacattcgaacggttgtgccaaaacattttacgtttaaacgtaaacagacataatgttcgaacgtatatgtaacgttcgaacgcatatttcccatacgttggaacgtaaaaaaatctcattccatctttagtgacggtttccagaaactgtcacagaaaataccttttagtgacggtctagggactgtcacaatttcctaaccgttactaaaaagcaattgtgttgtagtgattgTAATGGAACGAAGAGACATGGGTACAACCTGTACTTGATCTTAGGGATGATGGGCTATGGAAGTAACATAATTAAGTTGGGTTAGAATTATTTACTAATTGAGATTCTTGGAAATTAAAGATCAATCCTAATGCTAATAGATGATGATCATTTGATTGAAGAttcaaaattcatataaacaatgtaatatgtggTTTTCATATAAacaatgtaatattattttataaacaattttattttaaaaaattaaataaatagagtttaaaTGCTGCATCAATAttgtttttcatgaaaaaatattcataacatataagttttgatttaaaaaaataataaaaaaaaaaagaacccaaGTTCTGGGTTTTTTAAATCGGTTTCAATCCGAGTTCTGGCCTGAATTTGACCCGGGTTAACCTGGTTCGGGTTCCGGCCCAATTTTGAAACTCGGGTTCCGGTTTGAGTATGTTCGAGGTCCCAGGCCAGAACTTGGATGAACActactataaataaatatacatatatttatatttttctagtAGCTAACATTATATCCATTCTTAATCGGCCTCGGCCTGTCAGCATTGTTTATAACCAAATTATCGCTCTAAAACGTTTCGATGATAGAAAAACCCATTATCACCATGAAATAAAACAAGCTCCCACGGACTAGTACAGTCATAGTTAGCAAGgcaaattctttttgttttctgaaaaaTAAGCAAGAGAAATTCGAAACTTCATGAATGTAAAGCTTTAACTTTTTCTGCAACAAATATTAACTGAACAACATGGTTTATCCttgcaaaaccaaaaaaacaaaacgatATTTTGTGCTTTGTACATTGAACTACTGtgaaattaagtaattaattacgtactatatatatatccttgtcTATAATTTCCCTTGTCTCTGAACTACTTTAAAAGTTGGTTGCCTCAATTGAATCAAAATGGCCTTTTGAGACCCTTGAAATCCATAGAGTCAATACACTCCAGCCTATCCCTATGAAGATTCAACAATTTTAACAACTCCGTCGCCTTCTCCTTTGTTCTCTCTGAACAACCAACCTGTAAGAGCAACAACAGCTTCTGAAAGGCACCCACTTGAAGCGCTTCAAGAACAAGTACTCCTCCCTCTTCCCTCTTTTCATTCTTGCAGAGCTCCCATATGATGGACACCGAGAACTCTGTCGCTAAATCTGATACCCGAAGTATCTTTTTCACTAAAACCGGAATGGTCAAAGCATGGTCGTAAggcttctctctccctttctcacTTCTGCATATCCCATCAAGAACACCCAGTGCCTTCTCGCATATGCTTCTTTCCGCATCTACGAGCATTTCTAGCAGCAAAGAAACTAAGCCCATCTCCACGAATCTTTCGACGATTTTTTCCTTTGGAAATGAGGAATTAACCATGTGATATATGGCCATCAATGAAGCTTTTGTGGAGGTAGGGCAAATGGGCTCTTTGATCAGCTTCACTAATGCTTCTAAAGATCCTTCAATCTCCGATAATGCGTTTACTTTACGCTCATCCGATGAAAGAATCTCCTTTAAGGCCAAGACCGCATTTCTTCTCCCCGACAGATCTCCACCCTTCAAAAACCGTACAATGCTATGCAATGAAGCTGCTGATCCAAGACAGGACATGGCCTCTCCATCCAGTGGGAAAAGCAAGGCTAAAGCCGATAATATTTCCTCCAATACCGCATCATTTCTATTGAAAGATGCTTTAGCGAATGTTTCAAACGCAGCGGAGAGAAGACTGCCCGTGTTATTGGCCATGATGCACCGCTTGTTGCGCTCGCTTTCCTTCCACAATGCCTTGATCTTCGCCACCAATTGCAGGCACACTTCCTGGTCTCCACGTTTGCTTGCCATCGTAATCTTCGAAAGAATTTCCGAAACCACCACCGAACTGACAGGAATCCGAGGAGTGGGAATCCTCTCAATTCCATAGGATTGGTTGTCAACACACCAATCTTGTATCATCTTCCTTATGGCGTGATTTGGTATTGGCTCAAGGCTCTTCAACGCCTGATTAGAAATGGGACAAGTCTTGTTCCCGGCCTCAATCCAAGTTTCAATGCTCTCACGGTCATATGTAATCCCCGTGGACAACGTGACTGGATCTTTCATCAAGTCTAGAGATATTGGGCAACGAAAATGGGTCGGTATCGTCAGCTCCAAGTCTCCATTCTCGACTCGTCCCTGGTCCTTAGCGGCACGGCGGCTAGCTCTTCGCCTTCTCCACGAAGAAATCATTTCGTGATTGTTTGAATGATGCGAAACTAAAAGGTAGA encodes:
- the LOC121256463 gene encoding U-box domain-containing protein 21-like encodes the protein MISSWRRRRASRRAAKDQGRVENGDLELTIPTHFRCPISLDLMKDPVTLSTGITYDRESIETWIEAGNKTCPISNQALKSLEPIPNHAIRKMIQDWCVDNQSYGIERIPTPRIPVSSVVVSEILSKITMASKRGDQEVCLQLVAKIKALWKESERNKRCIMANNTGSLLSAAFETFAKASFNRNDAVLEEILSALALLFPLDGEAMSCLGSAASLHSIVRFLKGGDLSGRRNAVLALKEILSSDERKVNALSEIEGSLEALVKLIKEPICPTSTKASLMAIYHMVNSSFPKEKIVERFVEMGLVSLLLEMLVDAERSICEKALGVLDGICRSEKGREKPYDHALTIPVLVKKILRVSDLATEFSVSIIWELCKNEKREEGGVLVLEALQVGAFQKLLLLLQVGCSERTKEKATELLKLLNLHRDRLECIDSMDFKGLKRPF